One Nostoc sp. UHCC 0302 DNA window includes the following coding sequences:
- a CDS encoding CTB family bacteriocin, which translates to MYGQMITSEFFVDLSDQQQELLAGGADFDLSNTEFVQETANVRKSSSSSPQGDSSSSTFQQNDISSSAQDFLSPTRVFPLGVTGLASRAIDTPVTSFINNTNRG; encoded by the coding sequence ATGTATGGTCAAATGATTACATCTGAATTTTTTGTAGACTTATCTGATCAACAACAGGAGCTTTTAGCTGGTGGTGCAGACTTTGATTTGAGTAATACCGAGTTTGTTCAAGAGACTGCTAATGTACGCAAAAGCAGCAGTTCTAGTCCCCAAGGAGATAGTAGTAGCTCTACTTTCCAGCAAAATGACATCAGTAGCTCTGCACAAGATTTTTTAAGCCCAACTAGAGTATTTCCTTTAGGTGTCACAGGTTTAGCTTCTAGAGCCATTGACACCCCAGTTACCTCATTCATCAATAATACCAACCGAGGGTAA
- a CDS encoding CTB family bacteriocin, protein MSHPIIASKLFVELSDEQQELLAGGTDVELSNTKFKQKQIFLQGTTFSGPQGSSANSQGNSTTLRTSAKDLLGLGINTPGRVSTPGRPRMAPGTATETE, encoded by the coding sequence ATGTCACATCCAATCATTGCATCCAAGTTGTTTGTTGAGTTATCTGATGAGCAACAGGAGCTTTTAGCTGGTGGAACCGATGTTGAGCTAAGTAATACCAAATTCAAGCAGAAACAGATATTTTTACAAGGCACAACCTTTTCTGGCCCACAAGGTAGCTCCGCTAACTCTCAAGGAAATAGTACTACCTTAAGGACTTCGGCAAAAGATTTATTAGGCTTGGGTATAAATACCCCTGGTCGTGTATCTACTCCAGGTCGCCCTAGAATGGCTCCTGGAACGGCTACAGAAACTGAGTAA